taatatataaacacttattcatGTCATCTTGCAACCGATGTTAGACTTCTTTAAGTctctttttatgttatttacaattataattattttgtgtctaatgttatttataattgaaattatttataattgaaatAGAGCATGAGTTTTAATTTTGtgtctaacatttttttttaataattagtgTTTTGgaagagtcaggatccgttgacaccaactagtttgacaccaaatgttacacctctcaataacgttttaaccgatataaattttataaaatccaccgttggattgaaagtttacatcatatagatcatttgtgtaaaatttcaaataaatccaaaatcatttgatatgttattgagatacatcaaaattaacggtttttgtatttttttaaatgccgttaatctttatgtgtcacaatagcatatcaaatgattttggatttgtctgaaattttacacaaatgatctatatgatgtaaactttcaatccaacggtggattttataaaatttatatcggttaaaacgttattgagaggtgtaacatttggtgtcaaactagttggtgtcaacggatcctgactcgtTTTGGAAACACTAATTTAGAAAATCAaaccaaataatttttatattaaaaacaaatgatatgtcacgttcattaaatgatgtggcaacacatcattaAATACATGTGTAAATAATCTTTACATGACGgtgcataacaattaaactctttttaataATGTTTCACGAATAATCAGCAAGTAGTAATAAACTTTTGTTTGTGATGAATGACATGTCATCCCATAGATTTCTGGGAAGCCAGTGACAACACAAAGTTAATGGTGATATTAATGAATGATGACAGAAAACAACACAACTCTGGACTTGAGATCTCAGAAAACAATGAATTGCCGTTAAAAGCGTATCATGTCATTCCAGTGACCAATATACATCACTcctaattaagtgcttataacATAATCCAAATAAAGTACAAATACTATCTCTTTTGTCTTTTCTTATAGACTCTACTTTCATACAATAATACCTACCTACTACACGATGAAGTAGAAACAGTTGCTAGCTccattgttgttttgtttgttgttgGTCTTAACATAAATAGTGCCAAAAATATTGCTCATAAATTTGTATTGTAGATTCTGTTTTATGCAAATAGATTTTCTCAACAGTTGAAAATCAGCTATAGTAGTGCATACTGCATATATCATGCGTGAGCAGGTACTACCACTCCACCCAATTCTTCAATCATCACCAACTTCTCTTTCtcccaaattaaattaaagatacAATTTACTAAGCCAATGCTCAAAATTaagtacataatttttttagaaaaataaattgtgaCGGATCTCACACTGTCACCGATTGCACGCATTAGTGTAGTCAGCGGAACCGTGATCGGACGGTCTAAATCTTAAactcataattatttttggaCCAATGGATCTGAATTAAACAGTCATAGATTTGTTGACTACAGATATGCGTGCAATCAATGACGGCAAAGAATCTGAGTTCATTTGTGAAGTGTTGTCATTATGATTACTGAATCTatcaaatttacaaaaaatgTGGTTGAAAGGAACCATGATCGGACggtctaaaaagtaaaaacattcAAATACAAAAATACTACTTCTAattcttattataagaaaaaaattattttttaacgaGATACATCAGACATTCTATGAaactaaaaattgaaaaaggcaaataagaaaaagaagatgaaagaagaaagaaatcaaaGAAGTAACTTGTAAATGTGTATACTTCATAGTTGAATTTAGACTTAGCAGAACAAATAACATTGCAACATTCCCAAGTAATATACACAAAATATAGATAATGACAAGATCATGATTCATGTATATGATGATATATATCAAGATTATGATTCATTAACATTGGAAGATGGAAAAACTTTGCTGAAAACTGTCTTCAAAGAACAACCAAACAAAGATGAAGTTTCTGAAACAGAATCACTCTGTACTCTACCATTATCATTTTCATTCCCTTGTTCTCCCTCTCTAATCTCAGAACTAGAACTTTCATCAATCACAATTTCAACAAAACTTGAAGAACCATCAACATTACTTGAAGAATCATTCtcaaaaataacaattgaaGCTCTACAAATAGGACAATTAGAATGTGAATTCAACCACATATCAATACATTCAACATGAAAACCATGTCCACATTTTGGTAAACATCTTCCCATTTCACCATTTTCAAAACCACTCAAACAAATAACACATTCAAGTTCTTGTTCAATTTCATTCTTTTGAATCTTTTCTGCATAAATAAACAAAGGAATTGAAGCAATGATAGAAGAATCAAGTCCTTTAGTGTTTGAGCTAGACATAGGTGAGTCTTCAATGTTGAAGCTATGGAAATGATGAAACCTTGCAGGACCAAGAACATCAGAGACAGTAACAGTTGTTCTTCGACGACGGCGTCTACGAGCTTGTGCTTGAGCATGTGCTTGTGACAAGAACCATTTAGCataaagatgaagaagaagaacaaagaGAATTACAAGTAATAAGGAAATGATAGCAGCAAGCATGATGTTACTGTTATCTGAGAAAatgttttgaaaaatttgtTTGAGTGAGTTCATTGGTTTGATTTGTGAGTTAGATTGTGATTGCATTGTGAAAAATGGAGAAAAGGGTGTGAGATTTTTGAAGAAAGTTTTGGAGTTGTGATGAAGGGTTTTTGATAGGTGGTTTGTGTGGttgttatttttgtattatGTGGAAGTGTTGACGTGAAAGTGAAGTTAATTTTGACGAAGGAATAAAATAAGAGACTTTAATTAATGACTTTGACACGACCATGTCGACCATTTTTGCACCAATTAATGTCACTTAGATTTAATGGTAAAATTCTACCAATGGTGTGTAAGGGAAATGGATTCCACACACTAGAAGTTACTGTTGCTACTATTCGATTAGAAACAAATGGCGGTGAATGTATCTATAAAATAAGTTAGCACTCTGACGCTCAAGTCATTATGAGATTAAGGTGGAGTGAATGTGAGAAGTAATTGAATCGTACATTGGCGCGAAAGTCGTTATGTTTATATAGAGGGAGCCTATTTTAATTGCTAGTGTGATAACTGATGTAGAATGCGAAGGACCGTTGAGGTTAATCTAACGGTCCAGAAAAGAAGGAGTGTAAGAATTCATTGTGGCAAGAACAGGAGACTTCTGGTGCACTGCAAAAATGATCATGGGCTTGAGCGACAAAGTGGCATGAAGTGGGACTGGACTTACAGTGATTGGGTAGGTCGCGTTGAGCCTTGGTCTAGTCCAAAACAAAAACCTAACATAAATGTTGGCTTAGAAGACGGGTTTTAGTTTCTAAAACTGATCACCCGACCCGATTACAGTACTAATACGCATTTGAGTTTATTGtttgttctttattttattattttgattttgcttGTAAAAAACTATAGTTGTTGCTTTGATTTTCTAACCATACTATTTGttctttattttgttgttttaattcaaTGTTGaagttataaatatttattgttctattttgttgTTCTAACCATATTATCtgattttaccaaacagaaACTTGTAATGCTAAATATGTGACTCATTTAAAATTGTAATGCTAAATTTGAGTAGTTCAAAAAATATAgtagtataaaataaaacaattgaagGGTATGTTGCCTCTTGCATACGATACATTTGCGTGTATGGTTAGCAATAAGTTTGTATTTTCTGATGCATTTGTAATAATTTAATACTAGTACAAAGAGTAGGGTTAAAGTCAATGGAAAACCCTGTGTCCAAGGAGGTAAATGGGGAAATATATGCATGGGAATTGGGAAGGTAAAGAGAAAAAGGAGCAGAAATAAAGGACTCGTGAAGGCAACGTACGGCAATAGAAGGAAGATGAGGAGGATACTTGAGTTTTCTTATTAGATTCATGTGGATTAGTGGGccgttttatgttttatttttttgttttcacaacCGATATCCAGTCCGTTATACTgtctaatctgattcgggggtcagtaaaatggtttcaaccTTCTCTGATTGAAATTGCGCAGAACCGAACCATGAACTTCCTTATCAAGTCGAGCATCAATCCCCTTTCATTTAAACATCATAGACAGAGGTAGTActatttaatttcaaatattcATCTctttacaataaataaataaactataagAAGAGCATTATTATCAACATAACGGTTAATTTAACTTGCTTATATTTTTGAGGAGGGGATCCCAAGGCATGGCCTATGATTCTGAGTCAAGATTTTTACAGAAAGTTTCACCAAAGCCAAGTAAATCGCGGAAAGGGAAACTTGCTGCTTCCCCATTTTCTGCCTTGTTCTTTTTtgtctaaatatatttttatctttataaaataCTCTCtctataaaacttttttttttgttttttaccaacagtttaatctggttcggggtcagttctggcatcaagtggtttcagccccctcccgatcacagttgcgggaaatcgaaccgtggtccttcctaccaagttcaacgtcaatcaccattgaaccaactaacgaccAGTCTCTCTctataaaactttatttaattacatatttttataaaaactaaaaataaaatttgacatatTTATGaagacaaaaaacttatttaagtTGAATTAATCCATATATCCTCAAACTTTGTCAATATTTTGTTTGGGGTAAATGAGGGTAGGGAACAGGGACCCCATCAACTGTTTTAAAATAGAATAGAGATATGAATGGAACCATACAAGATCaactttttccttttctctCTTATTTTTTGCTCTACCCCACTTAACATTGACTATCCTACACTATAACCATAGCTAAATGCCAATATCTAGCAATAGTATTAGTATAAATTAGCATAGATTCCACCATTTTTTGATGCATGCTTCCGGTGATGTGTTGTTCTCATTTTGGAGAGGACATAGCATGCATGTTGTATGGTATAggcattttttactttttagatttatggaataattgatgtatttagttcattttttagaccaaatacatcaatcatttcATGAATCTAGAAAGCAAAAGTTTTCTTATACAAGGGACCGGATGGAGTAATTGTTTAGTATGTACTCATCAATGTGGGACCTAATGCAAAAAGGTCTAAAACATTATTGCTCCTTGTCATAACTTAGATGGGTAATATTTATCGGTAATAGTGATTTCTTAACGTGTGTCTTTAAGATACTTTTCTGTATTTTCTTTGTTATATTAATCATCTAAACATTAAAGAGTCTTGCTAATAAGTGTCTATaagctatgaagcacagacacagacacggacaccggacacgacacagacactGAAAAAACCACCAAACCAAACTTAAATGAAAATAAGAGTAGACTCGCTTTGTGTAACAATTTGAAGAGAAATACCAAAGGGAAGCAAGtttgtcaataaaaataatttcattctAATTCTACCACAATAGTTTCATTTGTACCCTTGATGGCCTTGGTCTTTAGCTTGTTATTGTTCTCGGTGTTTTCCTAACTCCCCAACAAATGATATTAGAATTCTCGCTATACTAGATGACGAACGAACATGAGTGAATCTATATAGTGACAACGTTACATATATACAGATAGTGATGCACGAGACTCACATCATATAAGATTGTTTAAATTCAAGTGCGAGTGATTATTGCGTAGTCTATAAACACAATATTTTTTGCTCATCTCAATAATGACAATTACCAAAAAAATCACATCACATTATGTATTCTCTTTTCAATTCCAATCAAGAGCTAGGTTATGATACATACTATAGAATATGTGCAATATGTAAGATTTTCTGTAAGAGATTTCATTTACATTTGAAATGAAATAACATTGTATTTGAAGAGCATGACTTCCCTTCACTATGGTAATTTTTTACAATGTAGTCCATTTATGGGAATATATTacattttgttaataaattgaAATTGGAAGAATGGATAATTGGTTTATTAATCCACAATATTAGTAACATAAGTTTTCATCAATTAATTTCAGTCCATTAGTTTGTACCTTTTCTCTACAACACCTGTAACTCCCATTTGTATCTCTATTATGGTATGAAGAGGCATCTGGAAATGACAAATCTCATGTTAGATAACTTCATTCCACattcatcattcaaaaaatgTGATTCTCTCTAAAATGACATGATGAATCTCCATTACActaatttaactaaaaaaattcaacgTTTCAAAATTTAGAGTTTTATTGTCTTAAACCCTCTGATTCCTACGGGAAGTGCCCCTAGTAAAGTCTAGTCCATGATTGTTTCAGCCAGGGATTAAATCAGGTGCTCCTGATTGATTTGACTGTGActgaaactcattaaccacttgagcccaatcatttgattcttttaaaatttagagTGAGTATTGAATTGATGAAGACATTATTAGTTCACATCTCAATCAACAAAGCTTCAATATGCATGAACCTGCTACCTCTGTCCCAAAACATAAGACTCACTTGAGATTTTTTCTTGTCCCTTTTAAAGGAGCACTTTCAAATTTTCTACTACATTGATTATTTCTTACTAAAATACCCCtaattatgttttctttttttttcctgcaATCTGTAATTAATACTTGATGGCAACATAAACTAATTACTCTTATGGAGAGTAAACTAGTAAAACAATGTCAAttgtcaataaatttaatatttattaccaacttttttaatttatatgatttAGTCAATGAGATCCTATATTTAGAGACAACGGTAGTAATCTAAATAGAACCATAAGGTGACAAAGCATAGGTAAAATATGAATCCACAAATTACCTCTATATGTGGAACTTCTTTCAAAGGCCTGTCAGCAAAATAAGCATATAATGCCCTCAAAACTGCCtgaaatgataaaattatgGAAGAATCTCAAGGATTAGAACCAGTCAACAATTGAGCCTTTTATAAGCATAGATTTAGTTTAATGTCTTGTGTACAACCTGGTGAGATATCACTACAACAGGAGCTCGTTGTCGCTCAAGCTCGATAATTACAGGCTCTAACCTGTTTTTTTAGCACAAAAAGTTAGTTATATTAAACAAGTTAAATTCGGGAGTTAAATAATGTTTAAAAGATAAAAGGTACACCTTTGAATAACATCCAAATATGACTCCCCGCGAGGATATCTATACCTAAGCTTGTCCTTCTTGCGGGATCTACAATGAGAGGGAAGAAAATTAACTATGGCATTTAAACAACATCCCTTTATGCCCCCAAAAAAGTTTCACACTATTTTGTCTGTTATCTGATATTTGAGTTACATTCAACATGCAagtgagagagagaaagtacGAGTTTGCGACATACTCATACTCCTCTGGCATGTTTTTCTTGATTTCTTCATATGTCATACCATCACAAACCCCGGCATTTATTTCATCAAGGGCACGCCATTGAATCTAACAAACATATAAAGATTGTAAGTGATGGACTTGGAACACACTACTGTTTAAATTTGACAACCAATTTTTCTTGACATGAATCGCATGACTGTATGCAATCAACCATTAGTTAAAGGATGACACTAACCTTCGGAAATCCAACAATTGGACTTGCAGTCAGAATGGTTCGCTGCAGTGTACTAGTCCATATCTATATCACAAGTTACAAATCTTACAATCACTCATCATTTCAGTATTAGTTAACATTTATAAGAGAATATTGTTATTGTGGAAGATATGAAAACTTCATGAAAACACTATAGAATGTTACTGTGAATATTTCATGAAACTTTAGCAGATAAAGGCTAAGCCACAAAAGCCTAGTAGATTAACGGTTTTCAAGCATCGGTTGCATACAAGCATTGAGTTCTCTTAGAATTTGGCATAGCCGTGATCTAACATGATCCAAAAGTTTTCTCAAGGGAAGAATTGTCGAGCATTATAAAAAACTATTTGGACCATATCTCTAATCGATGTGGGATCTCGACACCTCCTAAGGAAAAAGTCAACAGCTGAATCTATATACAATTTAAAAATCTTACAGAAGCAGCCCTTTCTGATTTGAGACGCTTTCCCACGAAGTTGGCAAGCTTCTTTGAATAAAGTTCTCCTTTCTCACTGTTATAACACGTTGCACAGTGTTATAGTTATATCTCACAATCAAAACGGagaataaagaaacaaaaattcaatGATAGAAGAGCTAGAACTATTTCACTAATTCACAAAATAACCCCATTTTCCAGAATAGTTAATTGATCAAAGTAGAAACCAGATTTTTCATTTACTTTCAACTCTCTTCTTTCTCTACATAATATACTCTCCAGTTTTTGAACATTATAGATTACACAGGATATAGTCATATAGCTACTGAATAGacaaataataagaaaataccTTATTGCAGTATCTCCTCCGATTCTTCCTCTCACATTATCCTGACTTTCTCCATGTCGAGTAAGTAATATTGGGCGAGGTGTAAGATGTGTATTTACCTGAAAACGTATTTACGTATAAATGCATGAACATGACatagaaaaaaatacaattattttattgttttcaacgcttcctatacaaaaaaaaaaaaaaaagaaacgaaattgtatttttgtaaGTAAATGTAAAAGtaagaaatgaaaaaagaatACATTTTTCCAAACCAAAATGTCAATTCTTAATATTCAATATGTGAGTAAACAGTAAGGAACGTCGTATCTTCACAGGATAAAAGATAAAACTGAGACTCATTTCTAATAACTTAGTAATATTGGTTTAGAAAAGCTTACCAAGAAAAAGACGATTCGTCCAGGAAGATAGCCACTGATATTGTTCACCTAAACCACAGAAGTTGTGAATGATTAACAATTCAAAGTCACACATGAAACCAGTAAGGTAGAGCGCGGCGCACACACATACATTACTCTACATTCAATCTAAGCTAATGCTCACATAAAAATAAGAGTCAATGAATTTTAagacaagatttttttttttttaaagttggtGCATAACAACCCTGTCAATTACAGTACATTTTCATTGATCAACATAATTTAGAACACTGACTAATGATCTTCCAACCTAGTCAGTCTTTTACTGTGCTAGTTCTGATACTGGTAACTGATCTGTTGTATACCTTAATACTTTCATATAACAGCAATAATACTTTCTAAGTCTTTACAGAACAGACATATCTTGAACTGTGTGCTTTCAGTCGAGTCAACCATAAAGATGTGTCGTTTTCCGACATGACACCAGCACACATGGTTCCAATtactattttcttaaattattattgtgTCTGTGTGTCCGTGTCGAGTCTGGGTCTTTGTTAGTGCTTCATAGATACAGGGAAACCAAGGTACCAAAGATACTTAAGGTTAGATGCAAAACTAGTCCATTTCAAATTTAAGTTTCCAAGATACCAATATTAAGATCATGTTCAATACATTCAACTTCGAAGTTTTAGTGTTCCTATTACCACCAACAATAATCAACATATCTGATATGGTTATGTTAATCATATCAAGGATTTCTTGTTTGATATTATTTCATTCTATTCTTTCACTTTCAACTATCAAATTACATTACTACCACACAATGAGCTACATAAAGGGGTCATAATGTTGATTCAGGATGAACTTACTTGGATTTGTCCACCATGTCCGCTGACTTTATCAATCATTTTTATGTAAGATCCTTCTCCTACTGGTTCATAAACCTGGTAATGTGAAATCAACATTTATTAGAGGAAAAAACACATCTAACAATCATGAAATTGAAAAGTACACTGTAGAACTTGCCTTCTCATAATTGGCCAGACGATTTTTAAAGTCTTCCAATCCAGCTTCAAAATCTGGCCTGCAAATGGAAGTTAATTGCATATGTATCCACATAGCAATCAAGATAGATGTCACTGGTTTTAAATGAAACATTACTCTTCTGCATAGTCGGGACTTTGCTGAATTTTAAGACGAATATTCTTCTCAATTATGTTTTTATCGTTGCATATTGTTTCCAGGAAGATAATCTGCAACGAAAACAAGATGTATCTGATGAGTTCAAAGTtaaatatatcattttcatATCATACACTTAACCTTGCTAATCTGTGACTACCTTGCATTTTCCCTCAGCCAACTTCATCAGCATGTTTCTTCGTCTCCTATTACTGTTTGTGGCATCAAATATCCCAACCTAAACCGATATTAAACCTTATGCAAACACGAAAGAAGGCATAAACGTAACAAAACTGCTGACAAAATTGAACTTACCTGGCCACCTTCGTTCATCCAAGATAACATGTCTTCAAATGCCAGTGCTGCTACCTAGTGGCACGTGATATATTAAAACTATGTACACAGAGAAAGGTAAACACGGTGTCAACATTATAAGAAAAATCCATTATCAATCATATGTTAAAAACAGGATCATATCCTACTGAAGGTCAAAACCTCCTTAAAAGATTACGTCAGCCTATCtgacttttttatttcttgCACTGTGTTGTACTTAGGAATCATTATGATGAACCTTcaaacttaaattatatttataattttattcaagAAATGATGTTGTGAATGATTTAGAACCAAAATATTTAGTAAGGTTTTCTTGAGAGACTGAGTGAAGAAAGAATTCTTGTTAATTGCACAAGTCTTAAGAATTAAGACAGTCCGTTTCATGAAATAAGATTCAACAAATTATACAAGCATCACTGATCACTATTCAGAATTCTAGGTATTGCCTAATATGCAAGCTCAAATATTTAGGGTCTCAAAGACTCAGTTAAtctaatcaaaataataaaataacaacaaaaaagatCTAAACTAAACTACCTCATTGCGTGCCTCCATGCCTTCTGGATTGTCAGCTCGAAAGAAATCAGCAGCCTGCAAAGAAGAATATGAAATGAATAAAGATTACCAAGCACACATGACAGGATAGTGAAATATCGTGATTTCAATCATACAAGTAACATTTCAGAACAGAATCAAGTTTCCACAGTTGCATTTcatttcatcaacaaaaaaagttTCCACCGTCTCATTCTCATGCGCCAATATTGAAACTTTTATGACCCTCAAACTCCAAAGTACAAGACATCATATTAAATCATAATGGATGTCAGTTATAAAATATATTCTACCTAATACCATAGCTTCTTTAACTGTGTAGACTTGAATATTTCCCAGGTCTGATCTTACTTATAAATTTCAGTACGTAAATATTTTAAGTTTGGTACAAGGAAACTGTA
This portion of the Trifolium pratense cultivar HEN17-A07 linkage group LG3, ARS_RC_1.1, whole genome shotgun sequence genome encodes:
- the LOC123916790 gene encoding RING-H2 finger protein ATL63 gives rise to the protein MQSQSNSQIKPMNSLKQIFQNIFSDNSNIMLAAIISLLLVILFVLLLHLYAKWFLSQAHAQAQARRRRRRRTTVTVSDVLGPARFHHFHSFNIEDSPMSSSNTKGLDSSIIASIPLFIYAEKIQKNEIEQELECVICLSGFENGEMGRCLPKCGHGFHVECIDMWLNSHSNCPICRASIVIFENDSSSNVDGSSSFVEIVIDESSSSEIREGEQGNENDNGRVQSDSVSETSSLFGCSLKTVFSKVFPSSNVNES